AGCGTGATCGGCGGAGCGATCACGGTCGGCATCGGTGTGCTCCTGCTCGCGACGCGCGGCACGAGCACCCTCGGCAGCATGCTGGGGTACTCCGAACAGGCGCGCCTCGAGGGATGGGTGCAGCACGCCTCCGCCGCGATCCCGAACTGGGTGTTCCTCGTCGTGGTGCTGACCGCCGGCGGGCTCTGGTTCGCGGTGCGCCAGGCGCTGCGCCGCGATCCCGAACCGCCGCTCGCCGCACCCGCAGGGACCGGCGCCGGCGAACCCCGATAGAATCATGGCCATGACCGCAGCAGCACGCACCGCCTCGCTCGAGCGCTCCACGAGCGAGTCGCAGATCAGCCTGAGCCTCGACCTCGACGGCACGGGCGCATCCGACATCGACACCGGTGTGCCCTTCTTCGACCACATGCTCACGGCGCTGGCGCGCCACTCGCTCACCGACCTCACCGTGCGGGCGCGCGGCGACGTGCACATCGACGTGCACCACACCGTCGAGGACACGGGTATCCTGCTCGGCCAGGCGATCCTCGAGGCGCTCGGCGACAAGAGCGGCATCTCGCGCTACGGCGACGCCCTCGTGCCCCTCGACGAGGCGCTCGCGCAGGCCGTGGTCGACATCTCGGGCCGCCCCTACCTCGTGCACTCGGGCGAGCCCGCAGGGTTCGAGTTCCACCTCATCGGCGGCCACTTCACGGGGTCGATGGTGCGCCACTTCTTCGAGGCGCTGGTGCTGAACGCGCGGCTCACCGTGCACCTCAGACTGATCGAGGGGCGGGATCCGCACCACATCGCCGAGGCCGAGTTCAAGGCGTTCGCCCGCGCTCTGCGCCAGGCGAAGGCGCTCGACCCGCTCGTCGCAGGCATCCCGTCGACCAAGGGAGCCCTGTGACGGGGAGCGAGCGCGTCGCCGACGGTGCTGATGGGAACGGTCCGCGCAAGCGCGTCGCCGTTCTCGACTACGGCTCGGGCAATGTGCACTCCGCGGTCAAGGCGCTCGCGAAGGCGGGCGCCGAGGTCGAACTGACCCGGGATCCGCGCGCGGTCGCCGAGGCCGACGGTCTGCTCGTGCCCGGCGTGGGCGCGTTCGACGCCGTGATGCGGCAGTTGCGCGCGGTGCGCGGCGACGAACTCATCGATCGCAGGCTCGCCGGCGGTCGCCCCGTGCTGGGCATCTGCGTGGGCGAGCAGGTGATGTTCGAGCGCGGCGTCGAGCGCGGCGTCGAGACCGAGGGGCTCGGCCAGTGGCCGGGCACCGTGCGCCGCCTCGAGGCCGACGTGCTGCCGCACATGGGCTGGAACACCGTCGAGGCGCCCGAGAACTCGGTGCTGTTCCGCGGCATCGCCCACGAGCGCTTCTACTTCGTGCACAGCTACGCGGTCACCGACTGGGCCCTCGAAGGGCGCGGCGCGGCGACCAGGCCGATCGTGACGTGGGCCGAGCACGGCGAGCGATTCGTCGCCGCCGTCGAGAACGGCCCGCTGAGCGCGACCCAGTTCCACCCCGAGAAGTCCGGCGAAGCCGGCATCCAGCTGCTGCGCAACTGGATCTCGACCCTCTGACACCCGACTCTCGTACCAAGGAGAACCGCACACATGAGTGAACTGGCGCAGGGCCCCAAACTTCAGCTGCTGCCCGCGATCGACATGGTCGACGGCAAGGCGGTGCGCCTCACCCAGGGCGAGGCCGGCACCGAGACCAACTACGGCAGCCCGGTCGACGCGGCACTCGACTGGATCGAGCAGGGCGCGGAGTGGATCCACCTCGTCGACCTCGACGCCGCCTTCGGGCGCGGCAGCAACGTCGCGGTGGCGCGCAAGATCATCAAGCGCGCGGGCGACGTCAACATCGAGTTCTCGGGCGGCATCCGCGACGACGCGAGTCTCGAGGCCGCGCTCGAGATGGGGGCGCGCCGCGTGAACCTCGGCACTGCCGCGCTCGAGAACCCGGAGTGGACCCGCGCGGTGATCGCCCGCTACGGCGAGCAGATCGCCGTCGGCCTCGACGTGCGCGGCGAGACCCTCGCCGCCCGAGGCTGGACCGAGGAGGGCGGCAACCTCTGGGACGTGCTCGAGCGCCTCGAGGACGCGAACTGCGCCCGCTACGTCGTGACCGACGTCACCAAGGACGGCACCCTGCGCGGGCCGAACATCGAGCTGCTGAAGCAGGTCTGCGCCCGCACCTCCCGCCCGGTCGTGGCGTCGGGCGGCGTGTCGAGCCTCGACGACCTCGCCGCGCTGCGCGAGATCGTGCCGCTCGGCGTCGAGGGCGCGATCGTGGGCAAAGCGCTCTACGACGGGGCCTTCACGCTCGCGGCGGCTCTCGATGTGGCCGGGCGCTAGCGCTCGATCACTGCTTCGCGCGAGCACAGATGGCGATCAAGAAGCTCCCCTCGACGGGTGACGCGCCGCGTTCGACGGGCGTCCCCGAGAGCCTGGAGCCGGGCGGGGCGGCCGACTCGGCGGGCTTTCCGTGGGAGGGGCGCACCTTCGACCACCACGGCACGGCGTTCGCGGGCGACGACGGCGGGACGCCGGCCGAGCTGAGCGACGCCGTCGCCGCCCTGCGGCGGGCCGCCGCCGCGCTCGGCTCCGGCGAGCCGGGTGCCGCGCATCTCGACGCGCTCGCGGACGCCCACGCCGAGGCGATCGTCGCGCTCTCCCGGGTGCGCGTGCTGATCCCGTTGCTCGCGGAGGCGGGCGACACGGGGATCACCCCCGACGGTCGCACGGTCGAGAAGTCGCAGGAGCTGTCGATCGTGACCGTCTCCGCGCCCGACGGGCGGCGGGTCATGCCGGTGTTCAGCTCGGTCGAGGCGATGGGGGCCTGGCACGCAGAGGCGCGGCCGATCCCGGTGCCCGGCCCCCAGGCCGCCCTCGCCGCCGCCCAGGAGCAGACCGACCTCATCATCGTCGACCCGGGATCGCCCGCCCAGGAGCTCGGCGTGCGACGCACGCAGCTGCAGGCGATGGCTCTCGGGGAACGGCGGCTTCCGGCGTGGGCGGATCCGCGAGTGCTCGAGGCGTTCCGGGCGTCGACGGCGGCGGACCCTCGCGTCGTCGAGGTGCTGCTGCTGCCGGGCGATCCCGAGGCGCGCTTGCTCGCCCCCGAGACCGACGTGGTGCTGCGTCTCGCCCCCGGGCTCGACCGCGAGGAGCTGCAGCGCATCGTGGCCGACGCGCAGCAGCGCTGGGCCGCGAGCGAGCTCGTCGCCGAGCGCGTCGACTCGCTGCGCATCCGCGCGCTCGCCGCCTGAGGGAGCCGGCAAATCCCGAGTCGGATTTCCTCCTTTCCCGCAAGGGGAGGTGCGCATGTCGGAGGCTGCTGTTACGCTTGCGTACACATCCGGCTCACAGCGAAGGAGCACGCCTCATGACCTCGAGTACCGCAGCGACGGCAGCGCAGCCGCGCGCCGAGTGGACCGGCCAGATCGGCTTCATCATCTCCGCCATCGGCTCGGCAGTCGGGCTCGGCAACATCTGGCGCTTTCCCGGCGTCGCCTACGAGAACGGCGGCGGCGCCTTCCTCATCCCGTACATCGTCGCGCTGCTCACAGCGGGCATCCCGATCCTGTTCCTCGACTATGCCATCGGCCACCGCTTCCGCGGTTCGGCGCCGCTCGCGCTGCGGCGGCTGGCCGGCAGGCTCGGAGAGGGCAT
The genomic region above belongs to Leucobacter muris and contains:
- a CDS encoding SseB family protein, whose translation is MAIKKLPSTGDAPRSTGVPESLEPGGAADSAGFPWEGRTFDHHGTAFAGDDGGTPAELSDAVAALRRAAAALGSGEPGAAHLDALADAHAEAIVALSRVRVLIPLLAEAGDTGITPDGRTVEKSQELSIVTVSAPDGRRVMPVFSSVEAMGAWHAEARPIPVPGPQAALAAAQEQTDLIIVDPGSPAQELGVRRTQLQAMALGERRLPAWADPRVLEAFRASTAADPRVVEVLLLPGDPEARLLAPETDVVLRLAPGLDREELQRIVADAQQRWAASELVAERVDSLRIRALAA
- the hisB gene encoding imidazoleglycerol-phosphate dehydratase HisB; protein product: MTAAARTASLERSTSESQISLSLDLDGTGASDIDTGVPFFDHMLTALARHSLTDLTVRARGDVHIDVHHTVEDTGILLGQAILEALGDKSGISRYGDALVPLDEALAQAVVDISGRPYLVHSGEPAGFEFHLIGGHFTGSMVRHFFEALVLNARLTVHLRLIEGRDPHHIAEAEFKAFARALRQAKALDPLVAGIPSTKGAL
- the priA gene encoding bifunctional 1-(5-phosphoribosyl)-5-((5-phosphoribosylamino)methylideneamino)imidazole-4-carboxamide isomerase/phosphoribosylanthranilate isomerase PriA — protein: MSELAQGPKLQLLPAIDMVDGKAVRLTQGEAGTETNYGSPVDAALDWIEQGAEWIHLVDLDAAFGRGSNVAVARKIIKRAGDVNIEFSGGIRDDASLEAALEMGARRVNLGTAALENPEWTRAVIARYGEQIAVGLDVRGETLAARGWTEEGGNLWDVLERLEDANCARYVVTDVTKDGTLRGPNIELLKQVCARTSRPVVASGGVSSLDDLAALREIVPLGVEGAIVGKALYDGAFTLAAALDVAGR
- the hisH gene encoding imidazole glycerol phosphate synthase subunit HisH yields the protein MTGSERVADGADGNGPRKRVAVLDYGSGNVHSAVKALAKAGAEVELTRDPRAVAEADGLLVPGVGAFDAVMRQLRAVRGDELIDRRLAGGRPVLGICVGEQVMFERGVERGVETEGLGQWPGTVRRLEADVLPHMGWNTVEAPENSVLFRGIAHERFYFVHSYAVTDWALEGRGAATRPIVTWAEHGERFVAAVENGPLSATQFHPEKSGEAGIQLLRNWISTL